A stretch of Castanea sativa cultivar Marrone di Chiusa Pesio chromosome 2, ASM4071231v1 DNA encodes these proteins:
- the LOC142625689 gene encoding heat stress transcription factor A-6b-like, which translates to MNPQGRVKVAFRGASSSFSGTPSSSMVQPPQPLEGIHETGPPPFLTKTYDIVEDSTTNHVVSWSRGNNSFVVWDPQAFAMILLPRYFKHNNFSSFVRQLNTYGFRKVDPDRWEFANEGFLRGQKHLLKNIRRRKTIQLQASQQALDSCVEVGRFGLDGEVDRLKRDKHVLMVELVKLRQQQQNTRAYIQSMEDRLRKTEGKQQQMMNFLARAMQNPNFLQELVQQKERRKELQEAITKKRRRPIDQGPSDLEIGVLGQGGEGNFVKVEPHDFGDMSEFEASELDRLAMDMHGLSGSQNNPEEEHIEKGVEHESRDMIKDLDEGFWESLFNEGIEEEIGLMGIDQEDDEDVDVLAEHMGYLASSPK; encoded by the exons ATGAATCCTCAGGGCCGAGTGAAGGTAGCGTTTAGAGGAGCAAGCTCGTCTTTTTCAGGCACGCCGTCCTCATCTATGGTTCAGCCTCCTCAACCGCTGGAGGGAATTCATGAAACCGGCCCTCCTCCTTTTCTTACCAAAACCTATGATATCGTTGAGGACTCGACCACAAATCATGTTGTTTCATGGAGTAGAGGGAACAACAGCTTTGTTGTGTGGGATCCTCAGGCATTTGCCATGATTCTTCTTCCCAGATACTTCAAGCACAACAATTTCTCAAGCTTTGTCAGGCAGCTCAACACttat GGCTTTAGGAAGGTTGATCCAGATAGATGGGAGTTTGCTAATGAAGGGTTTCTTAGAGGACAAAAGCATCTTTTAAAGAATATTAGGAGAAGGAAGACAATTCAACTTCAGGCTTCGCAGCAGGCTCTGGACTCTTGTGTTGAAGTCGGAAGGTTTGGATTAGATGGAGAAGTTGATCGGTTGAAGCGTGATAAGCATGTTCTAATGGTGGAACTGGTGAAGCTTAGACAGCAACAACAAAATACTAGAGCTTACATCCAATCAATGGAGGATAGACTTAGAAAGACAGAAGGGAAACAGCAACAGATGATGAATTTCTTGGCAAGAGCAATGCAGAATCCCAACTTTTTACAAGAATTAGTTCAGCAGaaggaaagaagaaaggaactcCAAGAAGCAATAACGAAGAAGAGAAGGCGACCTATTGATCAAGGGCCTAGTGACCTTGAAATTGGCGTTTTAGGCCAAGGTGGAGAAGGAAACTTTGTTAAGGTTGAGCCTCATGATTTTGGTGATATGTCTGAATTTGAAGCTTCAGAGCTGGACAGACTTGCTATGGACATGCATGGACTAAGTGGAAGCCAAAACAACCCAGAGGAAGAACATATAGAGAAAGGAGTGGAACATGAAAGTAGAGATATGATTAAGGACCTTGATGAGGGGTTTTGGGAAAGTTTGTTCAACGAGGGTATTGAAGAAGAAATTGGTTTAATGGGTATTGAtcaagaagatgatgaagatgtAGATGTGTTGGCTGAGCATATGGGATACTTGGCATCTAGTCCTAAATAG